A section of the Flaviflexus equikiangi genome encodes:
- a CDS encoding glycosyltransferase family 2 protein codes for MQALAAQTVPPDEIIIVDNGSTDDSAAIARSFGARVVHEPQVGIPAAAATGYDSARASIIARCDADTIVRSDWIEKILRAFAERPDAAAVTGWGVFYDVPPLLGRILCGFYLGSYYALGGLAAAHHVLWGSSMAIRRSAWENVSARVHRDNQEIHDDMDLALVLGAGAQIALVTHLQVEVSGRSVHLGPQWRRRLARAFTTLSLNWETKPPWRRWADRFGWGANPAKR; via the coding sequence CTGCAAGCATTGGCCGCCCAGACTGTTCCTCCGGACGAGATCATCATTGTCGACAACGGGTCAACCGATGACTCGGCTGCTATCGCACGCTCGTTCGGAGCCCGCGTCGTCCACGAGCCGCAGGTCGGCATTCCCGCCGCGGCCGCGACCGGATACGACAGTGCACGCGCCTCGATCATCGCACGCTGCGACGCCGACACGATCGTCAGATCGGACTGGATCGAAAAGATCCTCCGCGCCTTCGCGGAGCGGCCCGATGCTGCGGCGGTGACGGGATGGGGAGTGTTCTACGATGTTCCGCCCCTCCTCGGACGGATCCTCTGCGGCTTCTACCTGGGAAGCTACTACGCCCTGGGGGGCCTTGCCGCCGCTCATCACGTCCTCTGGGGATCCTCCATGGCGATCCGCCGATCGGCCTGGGAGAACGTGTCTGCCCGAGTGCACCGGGACAATCAGGAGATCCACGACGACATGGATCTCGCCCTTGTCCTCGGCGCGGGGGCACAGATCGCCCTCGTCACACACCTTCAGGTTGAGGTATCGGGACGCTCCGTCCACCTGGGCCCCCAATGGCGCCGCCGTCTCGCCCGTGCCTTCACCACACTCAGCCTCAACTGGGAGACCAAGCCGCCCTGGCGGCGGTGGGCCGACAGGTTCGGCTGGGGCGCGAATCCCGCGAAGCGATAG
- the crtI gene encoding phytoene desaturase family protein has product MKVAIIGAGIAGLATAALLSADGHEVNVFEQRENVGGRAGSIAADGFRFDTGPSWYLMPDVFDHFFELFGTSAEKELDLRVLDPAYRVFYEEGEPLDIARDFDSNVATFDSVEPGAGRKLADYVGSAQEAYDLALKHFLYTNFTDPTNLLVSDVIGNLPKLAPLLTQSLETFVGKRFSDNRLRQILGYPAVFLGSSPERTPSLYHLMSALDLTGGVMYPQGGFTALIDAIHRLATSSGATVTTGASVTSILTDPLPASSPRRVRGRRARAAGLVWRDGEGIEHRHDADLVVGAGDLFHGETKLLPPSLQTFPASWWDKRESGPGAVLVLLGVRGQLPEMPHHSLFFTTDWRENFDAIREGRMPSPASAYVCKPSETDPSVAPEGHENLFILIPVPAAPAIGRGGADGAGDSVIERAADDAIAQISAWANIPDLAERIVVRRTIGPGDFAADLSAWRGGMLGPAHTLGQSAMFRAGNRSRRVDGLYYAGSSTIPGIGLPMCLISAELVLKHVRGDRSPNPVERLG; this is encoded by the coding sequence ATGAAAGTCGCCATCATCGGGGCCGGTATCGCCGGCCTAGCCACTGCCGCGCTCCTGTCCGCCGATGGGCACGAGGTGAACGTCTTCGAACAGCGGGAGAATGTGGGCGGCCGTGCCGGCTCCATTGCCGCCGACGGCTTCCGCTTCGATACGGGGCCGTCCTGGTATCTCATGCCAGACGTGTTCGACCACTTCTTCGAGCTGTTCGGGACGTCCGCGGAGAAAGAACTCGACCTGCGGGTGCTCGACCCCGCCTATCGCGTCTTCTACGAGGAGGGGGAGCCTCTCGATATCGCGCGGGACTTCGACTCGAATGTGGCCACGTTCGACAGTGTCGAGCCGGGCGCAGGCAGGAAGCTCGCGGATTACGTGGGCTCCGCGCAGGAAGCCTACGATCTTGCGCTCAAGCACTTCCTGTACACGAACTTCACCGACCCGACCAATCTTCTCGTCAGCGATGTCATCGGCAATCTCCCCAAGCTGGCTCCGCTCCTCACCCAGTCCCTCGAGACGTTTGTGGGGAAGCGCTTCAGCGACAACCGGCTGCGCCAGATCCTCGGATATCCCGCCGTCTTCCTCGGGTCCTCTCCCGAGCGCACACCCAGCCTCTATCACCTCATGAGCGCCCTCGACCTGACGGGCGGGGTCATGTACCCGCAGGGCGGCTTCACCGCTCTCATCGACGCTATCCACCGCCTCGCGACATCCTCGGGTGCGACTGTGACAACGGGCGCCTCTGTCACGAGCATTCTCACCGACCCGCTTCCGGCCTCCAGCCCGCGAAGGGTGCGCGGCCGCAGGGCGCGGGCAGCGGGACTCGTCTGGCGTGATGGGGAGGGGATCGAGCACCGGCACGACGCCGACCTGGTCGTCGGTGCGGGAGACCTGTTCCACGGCGAGACGAAGCTCCTGCCGCCTTCTCTTCAAACATTCCCCGCCTCATGGTGGGACAAGCGCGAATCGGGGCCGGGCGCTGTCCTCGTCCTGCTCGGCGTGCGCGGCCAGCTCCCTGAGATGCCGCACCACTCCCTGTTCTTCACGACGGACTGGCGGGAGAACTTCGACGCGATCCGGGAGGGTCGGATGCCGTCCCCGGCCTCCGCCTACGTCTGCAAACCGTCCGAGACGGACCCCTCGGTCGCTCCCGAGGGCCACGAGAACCTGTTCATCCTCATTCCTGTTCCCGCGGCTCCCGCGATCGGTCGGGGCGGCGCGGACGGCGCCGGTGACAGTGTGATCGAAAGGGCGGCGGATGATGCGATCGCCCAGATCTCGGCATGGGCGAATATTCCTGATCTGGCGGAGCGGATCGTTGTTCGGCGCACGATCGGCCCGGGTGACTTCGCGGCAGATCTGTCCGCATGGCGGGGAGGGATGCTGGGCCCCGCCCACACGCTCGGCCAGAGCGCCATGTTCCGTGCCGGCAACAGGTCCCGACGGGTCGACGGACTCTACTATGCTGGGTCGAGCACGATCCCCGGCATCGGCCTGCCCATGTGCCTCATCAGCGCCGAGCTCGTCCTCAAGCATGTGCGGGGGGATCGATCGCCGAACCCTGTGGAGCGGCTCGGGTGA
- a CDS encoding response regulator, with translation MTTTVLIVDDHPVVRSGLRTVLDADPSLTIIGEAGTGEEALEMAGEHHPDVVLCDLRLGDGMDGIETTAALRTLSPAPAVVILTTFDRDVEIMGAVEAGAAGYILKDVAPEKIAEAIRRAGAGELVLSPDLASRVLSGMRRPRLTEREIEVLQLLSTGATNKEISRALFVTEATVKSHIAHIFTKLDVDSRSRAVHVARTKGFL, from the coding sequence ATGACAACCACCGTCCTCATTGTCGACGATCATCCGGTCGTGAGAAGCGGCCTGCGCACCGTCCTCGACGCCGATCCGTCCCTCACGATCATCGGGGAGGCGGGTACCGGCGAGGAGGCGTTGGAGATGGCGGGGGAGCATCATCCCGATGTGGTTCTCTGCGATCTGCGGCTGGGCGATGGGATGGACGGGATCGAGACGACGGCGGCACTCCGCACGCTCTCCCCCGCCCCAGCCGTTGTCATCCTCACGACGTTCGATCGTGATGTCGAGATCATGGGAGCGGTGGAAGCGGGCGCGGCCGGCTACATCCTCAAGGATGTTGCCCCCGAGAAGATTGCCGAGGCGATACGGCGTGCCGGTGCCGGGGAACTCGTCCTCTCCCCCGATCTCGCCTCCCGGGTTCTTTCCGGGATGAGGAGGCCACGCCTGACGGAGCGTGAGATCGAGGTCCTTCAGCTCCTCTCGACGGGCGCCACGAACAAGGAGATCTCGCGGGCGCTGTTCGTCACCGAGGCCACGGTCAAGAGCCATATCGCCCACATCTTCACGAAACTCGATGTGGATTCCCGCTCGCGCGCCGTGCACGTCGCACGCACGAAGGGCTTCCTCTAG
- a CDS encoding lycopene cyclase domain-containing protein, which produces MTYALLAALFVLACGAVAVVVSVTHGLGARWWTVTGLTIVILCVLTIVFDSLMILSDLFRYDDSVLLGIRLWHAPIEDLAWPVAAGLLLPSLAVLTAQKGTR; this is translated from the coding sequence GTGACCTATGCTCTGCTCGCGGCGCTCTTCGTCCTCGCATGCGGAGCCGTTGCCGTGGTCGTCTCGGTCACGCACGGACTCGGTGCGCGCTGGTGGACTGTCACTGGCCTCACCATCGTCATCCTCTGTGTTCTCACGATCGTCTTCGACAGCCTCATGATCCTCTCGGACCTGTTCCGGTACGACGACAGCGTCCTGCTCGGCATCCGCCTGTGGCACGCCCCCATCGAAGACCTGGCGTGGCCGGTGGCCGCGGGTCTTCTTCTTCCCTCGCTCGCGGTACTCACCGCACAGAAAGGTACACGATGA
- a CDS encoding phytoene/squalene synthase family protein, translated as MRRDSRKLPSSSLYDDVARSSSGSIIDRYSTSFGWATRLLREPARTHVRCIYALVRVADELVDDDRQPWDTPTRAALLDDLQADVHRAISIGGSANLVVHAFALTAREHGIDAELIDPFFDSMRADLTVAEHTDESLSGYVYGSAEVVGLMCLRVFVRGNGALYDELAPGARRLGAAFQNVNFMRDLATDKTALGRSYFPTLTEAEKVRIMDEIDADLAAAADVIPHIPADSRRAVSVAHALFAELSRRLRAASVDEITSNRVRVPDTVKARIIAHHIVRMS; from the coding sequence ATGAGGCGGGACAGTCGGAAGCTCCCATCATCATCTCTCTACGACGATGTGGCCAGGTCGAGTTCAGGCTCGATCATCGACAGGTATTCGACATCATTCGGGTGGGCGACGCGCCTGCTTCGAGAACCCGCACGAACCCACGTGCGCTGCATCTACGCCCTCGTCCGGGTCGCGGATGAGCTGGTCGACGATGATCGTCAACCGTGGGATACCCCGACTCGAGCGGCCCTGCTCGATGATCTCCAAGCCGATGTGCATCGAGCGATATCGATCGGCGGGAGCGCGAATCTCGTCGTCCACGCATTTGCCCTGACTGCACGGGAGCACGGGATCGATGCCGAGCTCATTGATCCTTTCTTCGATTCGATGAGAGCCGACCTCACGGTCGCAGAGCATACGGACGAGAGCCTGTCAGGATACGTGTACGGCTCGGCCGAAGTCGTCGGCCTCATGTGCCTGCGCGTGTTCGTCCGCGGCAACGGCGCACTCTACGACGAGCTGGCGCCCGGGGCGCGCAGACTCGGTGCCGCGTTCCAGAACGTCAACTTCATGAGGGATCTGGCGACCGACAAGACAGCACTGGGACGCAGCTATTTCCCCACCCTGACGGAAGCCGAGAAGGTCCGGATCATGGATGAGATCGACGCGGACCTGGCTGCCGCGGCGGACGTCATCCCCCATATCCCCGCGGATTCCCGGCGTGCCGTCAGCGTTGCCCACGCACTGTTCGCAGAACTGTCGCGGCGTCTGCGCGCCGCCAGCGTCGACGAGATCACCTCGAACCGAGTCCGTGTCCCGGACACGGTGAAAGCCCGCATCATTGCCCACCACATCGTGAGGATGTCATGA
- the arfB gene encoding alternative ribosome rescue aminoacyl-tRNA hydrolase ArfB, whose translation MADLHIPSGPGAPDGIIVPSHELVEQFSRASGPGGQGVNTTDSRVQLSLDLGATSALNPVQRARVLDRLASRLTGTIITVTASEHRSQRHNREAARLRLATLIRDAVAPPLPRRPTRPSRGSVRRRLEGKKHRAQIKENRRRPRDY comes from the coding sequence ATGGCAGATCTACACATTCCATCAGGGCCGGGTGCGCCCGATGGCATCATCGTGCCCTCCCATGAGCTCGTCGAACAGTTCTCCCGCGCCTCGGGACCCGGCGGGCAGGGTGTCAATACGACTGACTCCCGCGTTCAGCTCAGCCTCGATCTCGGAGCCACGTCAGCACTGAACCCGGTTCAGCGGGCCCGCGTCCTCGACCGTCTGGCCAGCCGCCTCACCGGCACTATCATCACCGTCACGGCCTCGGAGCACCGCTCGCAACGGCACAATCGTGAGGCGGCCCGCCTGCGCCTGGCAACCCTGATCCGCGACGCCGTGGCCCCACCCCTGCCGCGCCGTCCCACCAGGCCGAGCAGAGGGTCGGTGCGGCGCCGCCTGGAGGGCAAGAAACACCGGGCACAGATCAAGGAGAACCGCAGGCGCCCGCGAGACTACTAG
- a CDS encoding polyprenyl synthetase family protein → MSQPSSLDPLFDSALSRSLDEHDRNLWRAIREQAIGGKRFRPRLLLSVYRALGGTDELSAGFVADAVELFHTTFVIHDDVIDGDQLRRGKPNVTGTFSARAIAAGAPQAQAHRYGETAGILAGDLALAGAMRNIAMCGAKPDVMSRLLDLVDLVLHRSAAGELADVRVSFTGADLSDVLDIAAWKTSAYSFELPMQAAAILAEADEHVISDLGQAGRDVGIAFQLLDDLDGVFASPDQTGKDPLSDLREGKFTALMVFARSTSQWDDLSRYVGRADLTLAEAGRARTLLTESGARDSVLALAGDYRRSALASAARLPGDASDVVTAAIDQILGTQASAHGVAS, encoded by the coding sequence ATGTCCCAGCCCTCTTCGCTTGATCCTCTCTTCGACTCGGCGTTGAGTCGAAGCCTGGATGAGCACGACCGCAACCTGTGGCGTGCAATCCGAGAACAAGCGATCGGGGGGAAGCGGTTCCGGCCCCGCCTCCTTCTTTCCGTCTACCGCGCCCTTGGCGGCACCGATGAGCTATCTGCCGGCTTCGTCGCGGACGCGGTCGAGCTCTTCCACACGACGTTCGTCATCCACGATGATGTCATCGACGGCGATCAGCTGCGCCGCGGCAAGCCCAACGTGACGGGCACCTTCTCCGCTCGCGCCATCGCAGCAGGAGCGCCGCAGGCGCAAGCCCACAGGTATGGGGAGACGGCAGGCATTCTCGCGGGCGATCTTGCCCTGGCCGGCGCGATGAGGAACATTGCGATGTGCGGCGCGAAACCGGACGTCATGTCTCGCCTCCTCGATCTTGTCGATCTCGTCCTTCATCGCAGCGCCGCCGGTGAGCTCGCGGACGTGCGAGTCTCGTTCACGGGAGCGGATCTTTCCGACGTGCTCGACATCGCCGCCTGGAAGACATCCGCGTACTCGTTCGAGCTGCCGATGCAGGCGGCCGCAATCCTGGCTGAGGCGGATGAGCATGTCATCTCCGACCTGGGGCAGGCTGGGCGCGATGTGGGGATTGCCTTCCAACTCCTCGATGATCTCGATGGTGTCTTCGCCAGCCCCGATCAGACGGGCAAGGATCCGCTTTCTGACCTGCGGGAAGGCAAATTCACGGCCCTCATGGTGTTTGCTCGTTCGACGAGCCAGTGGGATGACCTGTCGCGCTACGTCGGCAGGGCGGACCTGACTCTCGCCGAGGCTGGGCGAGCCCGCACTCTTCTCACGGAGAGCGGAGCGAGAGACTCGGTGCTCGCACTGGCGGGGGACTACCGCCGGTCTGCCCTCGCATCGGCCGCACGCCTCCCGGGGGATGCCTCCGATGTCGTGACTGCGGCCATCGACCAGATTCTCGGAACCCAGGCATCTGCCCACGGGGTGGCCTCATGA
- a CDS encoding prenyltransferase, with product MSGERHPVSEGLRNLIGSSRPVSWINTAYPFAAAYIMAGGGMTAELVIGTLWFLIPYNLLMYGVNDVFDYESDLRNPRKGGIEGVVLSKRWHRLTIIAAIVTNLPFIIALAIMGNALSTVVLGISVFAVIAYSARGLRFKEKPVLDSATSATHFVSPAVFGLALVGADWSAAIICALVAFFLWGMASQAFGAIQDIQADREAEISSVATWLGARATARAAAAGYSIAGLLLLGTGWPGALSALLVLPYVANTIPYLNLSDEQCEEANRGWRRFIWLNLLSGFLVTQLFIWIAYAS from the coding sequence ATGAGCGGCGAACGCCATCCCGTCTCGGAGGGTCTGCGGAACCTCATCGGATCCTCGCGCCCGGTCAGCTGGATCAACACGGCCTACCCGTTTGCCGCCGCCTACATCATGGCCGGGGGCGGGATGACGGCTGAGCTCGTCATCGGCACCCTGTGGTTCCTCATCCCCTACAACCTGCTCATGTACGGCGTGAACGACGTCTTCGACTATGAGTCGGACCTGCGCAATCCCCGCAAGGGCGGGATCGAGGGTGTTGTGCTCTCGAAGCGCTGGCACCGTCTGACCATCATCGCCGCGATCGTGACGAACCTCCCGTTCATCATCGCACTCGCCATCATGGGCAATGCGCTCTCGACCGTGGTGCTCGGGATCAGCGTCTTCGCTGTCATCGCCTACTCCGCTCGGGGCCTGCGCTTCAAGGAGAAGCCCGTCCTCGACTCTGCGACCTCCGCAACCCACTTCGTCAGTCCCGCCGTGTTCGGACTCGCACTCGTGGGCGCAGACTGGTCCGCGGCGATCATCTGCGCCCTGGTCGCCTTCTTCCTGTGGGGCATGGCCTCGCAGGCCTTCGGAGCGATCCAGGACATTCAGGCGGACAGGGAGGCTGAGATCTCGTCGGTTGCGACGTGGCTCGGTGCGAGAGCGACCGCGCGTGCCGCGGCAGCCGGATATTCGATCGCAGGGCTGCTGCTGTTGGGGACGGGATGGCCGGGGGCGCTCTCTGCCCTCCTTGTCCTGCCCTACGTGGCGAACACGATCCCGTACCTCAACCTGAGCGACGAGCAGTGCGAGGAGGCGAACAGAGGATGGCGGAGGTTTATCTGGCTGAACCTCCTCTCCGGCTTCCTCGTGACACAGCTCTTCATCTGGATCGCCTATGCATCCTAG
- the rpsN gene encoding 30S ribosomal protein S14, translated as MAKKSKIARDKQRREIVERYAERRAQLKKASVDMNLTQEERDEAMAALHALPRDASPVRLRNRDAIDGRPRGYIGAFGLSRVRMRHMALRGELPGVTKSSW; from the coding sequence ATGGCGAAGAAGTCGAAGATTGCGCGTGACAAGCAGCGCCGCGAGATCGTCGAGCGCTACGCAGAGCGTCGCGCACAGTTGAAGAAGGCTTCGGTGGATATGAACCTGACGCAGGAGGAGCGTGATGAGGCTATGGCCGCATTGCACGCACTCCCGCGTGATGCGTCTCCTGTCCGCCTGCGTAACCGCGACGCCATCGATGGTCGTCCCCGCGGTTACATCGGCGCCTTCGGTCTCTCCCGCGTCCGCATGCGCCACATGGCGCTGCGCGGCGAACTCCCGGGCGTAACCAAGTCCTCCTGGTAG
- a CDS encoding sensor histidine kinase gives MSLVESPLGQASAAPMVRAMIVGQHVIALALTLTGIVRAIGTGTAPWAAIAAGCAVLVTHAIGTLLPGRGTGRRWLLAFTAVWIGAVAVSSAFVWLAFLLWLLAGHLLPLRWGVVYSVCVMAVTAAAPLLHHSTTTYAEVFGPLIGGVFAFGISRGYLQLLRDAQERERFVDALTHAQGEMAALQDELAHAQRQSGALAERTRLAREIHDTVAQGLSSIRLIAHAETDRSEDPRSSDALARIESLAGQSLTDVRRIVAALAPVELERTALATALDRLLSRLREETGMEASLYVDPDLPLLPTSVEVALLRSAQSALANVRQHAAASRVVVSLTYGDGVRLDVVDDGRGFDLPSWEAAGKDTAASFGLRFMRARLKELGGGLDIEASPDDGTALSIHLPLGAS, from the coding sequence ATGAGTCTCGTCGAGTCACCCCTCGGACAGGCTAGCGCCGCCCCGATGGTGCGGGCAATGATCGTCGGCCAGCATGTCATCGCGCTTGCCCTCACCCTCACCGGCATCGTCCGTGCCATCGGCACGGGCACGGCCCCCTGGGCCGCGATCGCTGCGGGATGTGCCGTCCTGGTGACACACGCGATCGGCACGCTCCTGCCAGGCCGGGGGACGGGCAGGCGCTGGCTCCTCGCCTTCACCGCCGTGTGGATCGGTGCTGTCGCCGTGTCGTCTGCCTTCGTGTGGCTCGCGTTCCTCCTGTGGCTTCTCGCCGGCCACCTCCTTCCCCTGCGGTGGGGCGTGGTGTACTCCGTGTGCGTCATGGCAGTGACGGCGGCGGCCCCTCTCCTCCATCACTCCACGACGACCTATGCGGAAGTCTTCGGTCCCCTGATCGGCGGCGTTTTCGCATTCGGCATCTCCCGCGGTTATCTTCAACTCCTGCGGGACGCACAGGAGCGGGAACGTTTCGTGGATGCCCTCACGCACGCCCAGGGGGAGATGGCGGCGCTGCAGGACGAGCTCGCCCACGCGCAGCGCCAATCCGGGGCGCTTGCGGAACGGACCCGGCTCGCACGGGAGATCCATGACACGGTCGCGCAGGGCCTGTCCTCGATCAGGCTGATCGCACATGCTGAGACCGACCGCTCGGAGGATCCCCGATCCTCCGATGCTCTGGCCCGGATCGAATCCCTTGCCGGGCAGAGCCTGACGGACGTCCGCCGCATCGTCGCCGCCCTGGCCCCGGTCGAGCTGGAGAGGACGGCGCTCGCGACTGCGCTCGATCGTCTCCTGTCGCGGCTGCGGGAGGAAACGGGGATGGAGGCCTCCCTCTATGTGGATCCTGATCTCCCCCTCCTCCCCACCAGTGTCGAGGTTGCCCTGCTCCGCTCCGCCCAATCGGCGTTGGCGAATGTGCGCCAACACGCCGCCGCCTCCAGAGTCGTCGTCAGTCTGACCTATGGGGACGGTGTGCGGCTGGATGTTGTCGACGATGGTCGAGGCTTCGACCTGCCCTCGTGGGAGGCTGCAGGGAAGGACACGGCCGCAAGTTTCGGTCTACGCTTCATGCGGGCCCGGCTGAAGGAGCTCGGAGGCGGTCTCGATATCGAGGCCAGCCCCGACGACGGCACTGCCCTCTCCATCCATCTTCCTCTCGGAGCATCATGA
- a CDS encoding lycopene cyclase domain-containing protein: MSFLYGGVLLFVTGCMALLDARFRLVMWKTPIRSLLTILAGIALFLLWDIIAIEQGFYYRGESEAMTGLMLAPDLPVEELLFITFLCYLTLVLHGLIGRLVADRKDLS; the protein is encoded by the coding sequence ATGTCGTTCCTCTATGGCGGCGTCCTTCTCTTCGTCACCGGGTGCATGGCTCTCCTCGACGCGCGGTTCCGCCTCGTCATGTGGAAGACTCCGATCCGGAGCCTGCTGACCATTCTCGCCGGGATCGCCCTCTTCCTCCTGTGGGACATCATCGCGATCGAGCAGGGCTTCTACTATCGGGGCGAGAGCGAGGCGATGACAGGACTCATGCTCGCCCCCGATCTGCCGGTCGAAGAGCTGCTCTTCATCACATTCCTCTGCTATCTCACTCTCGTCCTCCACGGCCTCATCGGGCGGCTGGTTGCGGACCGGAAGGACCTGTCGTGA
- a CDS encoding MMPL family transporter, which translates to MAISSHRPWLVSRRGAWSTLGLSLVVLVLLFGLFGSAEAPPSGSSSPASSESQKVSDFMAELPDAGRQSVLLVATRDDGGELTQTDLTSFDTLAEEVTGQPGELMVSEDGQAAAVSAPITVGQSSTETADVVNELRAGLEDAPEGMSVWVTGGPAFGADIASSFDGADITLLAVTIAIVAILLIATYRSPILWLLPLTVVALADGLAGRVTAAAGQAWNLEFDAGIVSVLVFGAGTNYALLLISRYREELTKDADHRSALGRAWRLSMPAILASNVTVVISLLTLALSVIPGTRGLGLSSALGLLIALSAVTFVLPPVLAIAGRQAFWPFVPKPGSAGADGGVWRTVATRVSARPARALTAGLVLLGVMATGLIGTSVGLDQVEKFRVPSESAEGLEVFGDHFPAGQTQPIFVLAKTEHAAEVMDAVSDVAGVSLVHPTADHDGRTVIMVTSEYAPSTQESLAQIGDLREAAHAVEGGNALVGGAVASDVDTRAGTTRDLLVIAPLILGANFLVLVLLLRSFTAPAILILVNLASSVAAIGAGAWLGRILFDQQALDLQVPLLAFLFLVALGIDYTIFLVHRARTEAAQRGTRAGIVESVAHTGSVITSAGIVLAGVFAALGVLPLVTLGQLGLIVGLGIIVDTLVVRTIIVPAIFTLVGDAIWWPGGLRTGEGTHESRRVTPRTG; encoded by the coding sequence ATGGCTATTTCTTCTCACCGACCGTGGCTCGTGTCCCGTCGCGGCGCCTGGTCCACGCTCGGATTGTCTCTCGTTGTTCTGGTTCTCCTCTTCGGGTTGTTCGGGAGTGCGGAGGCTCCCCCGTCCGGCTCATCATCTCCAGCATCCTCAGAATCCCAGAAGGTCAGCGACTTCATGGCGGAACTCCCGGATGCTGGGCGGCAATCGGTGCTGCTCGTCGCGACGCGTGACGATGGCGGGGAGCTCACACAAACCGATCTGACGTCGTTCGACACCCTGGCCGAGGAAGTGACGGGGCAGCCTGGTGAGCTCATGGTGAGCGAGGACGGTCAGGCCGCTGCGGTCAGCGCCCCGATCACTGTCGGACAGAGCAGCACGGAGACAGCGGACGTTGTGAACGAGCTGCGTGCCGGTCTTGAGGACGCTCCGGAGGGAATGTCGGTGTGGGTGACGGGCGGTCCCGCCTTCGGCGCCGATATCGCCTCGTCGTTCGATGGAGCCGACATCACTCTTCTCGCCGTGACGATCGCGATCGTCGCCATCCTCCTCATCGCCACCTACCGCTCTCCCATCCTCTGGCTGCTTCCGCTCACCGTTGTCGCGTTAGCGGATGGTCTCGCTGGCCGAGTCACCGCGGCTGCCGGCCAGGCGTGGAATCTTGAGTTCGATGCGGGGATCGTCAGCGTTCTCGTGTTCGGTGCGGGAACGAACTATGCCCTCCTTCTGATCTCCCGGTACCGGGAGGAGCTGACGAAGGATGCGGATCATCGGAGTGCCCTGGGGCGGGCGTGGAGGCTCTCCATGCCAGCGATCCTTGCCTCCAACGTGACCGTCGTGATCTCTCTCCTCACCCTCGCCCTGTCTGTGATTCCCGGCACTCGAGGTCTTGGCCTCTCGTCGGCTCTCGGCCTTCTCATCGCACTTTCCGCGGTCACGTTCGTGCTTCCACCAGTCCTCGCGATTGCCGGCCGGCAGGCTTTCTGGCCCTTCGTGCCCAAGCCCGGATCCGCGGGAGCAGACGGCGGCGTGTGGCGCACGGTCGCCACACGTGTCTCCGCCCGGCCTGCCCGCGCACTGACAGCAGGATTAGTCCTTCTCGGTGTCATGGCCACCGGTCTCATCGGAACGTCGGTCGGATTGGATCAGGTCGAGAAGTTCCGTGTCCCGTCAGAATCCGCGGAAGGCCTGGAAGTCTTCGGCGATCACTTCCCCGCCGGTCAGACCCAGCCGATCTTCGTCCTCGCGAAAACCGAGCACGCGGCCGAGGTGATGGATGCGGTCTCAGACGTGGCGGGTGTCAGCCTCGTCCACCCGACGGCCGATCACGATGGCAGGACTGTCATCATGGTGACGAGCGAATATGCTCCCAGCACGCAGGAGAGCCTCGCTCAGATCGGTGACCTGCGGGAGGCTGCTCACGCGGTCGAGGGTGGGAATGCTCTCGTCGGCGGGGCAGTCGCCTCCGATGTGGACACGCGGGCCGGGACGACTCGAGACCTGCTTGTCATCGCTCCCCTCATCCTTGGCGCGAACTTCCTCGTTCTTGTTCTCCTGCTCCGGTCTTTCACTGCCCCAGCCATCCTCATCCTCGTCAACCTGGCCAGTTCCGTCGCCGCCATCGGTGCCGGTGCATGGCTTGGCCGCATCCTCTTCGATCAGCAGGCTCTCGACCTGCAGGTGCCGCTCCTCGCGTTCCTCTTCCTCGTGGCCCTGGGGATCGATTACACGATCTTCCTCGTCCACCGCGCGAGGACAGAAGCGGCCCAGCGCGGCACAAGGGCCGGCATCGTCGAATCGGTTGCGCACACCGGTAGTGTGATCACAAGCGCCGGTATCGTTCTCGCCGGTGTCTTCGCCGCACTCGGCGTCCTGCCGCTCGTGACGCTCGGCCAGCTCGGCCTGATCGTCGGTCTCGGCATCATCGTCGATACGCTGGTGGTCCGGACCATCATCGTTCCCGCCATCTTCACCCTCGTCGGGGACGCCATCTGGTGGCCGGGCGGGCTGAGAACAGGAGAGGGCACACATGAGTCTCGTCGAGTCACCCCTCGGACAGGCTAG
- the rpmF gene encoding 50S ribosomal protein L32, which translates to MAVPKHKMSRSNTRNRRSQWKAQMTELVTVKVQGREVRIPRRLAKAYQTGAID; encoded by the coding sequence ATGGCTGTTCCCAAGCATAAAATGTCGCGTAGCAATACGCGCAACCGCCGGTCCCAGTGGAAGGCCCAGATGACCGAGCTCGTCACGGTCAAGGTCCAGGGTCGCGAGGTTCGTATTCCCCGCCGTCTGGCCAAGGCTTACCAGACTGGCGCGATCGACTAA